DNA from Petropleomorpha daqingensis:
CGGCGGGCTCGCCGCGCTCGCCGTCCGGGCGGCCCGCCGCGGCGCGCCGGCGCAGGTGCTCACCGTCGTCGCCGCGGCCGGCAGCTTCGCCGCGATCAGCGCGCTGCTGGGCTCGCCGCTGTCCGGTGCGTTCCTGCTCATGGAGGCGGTCGGGCTCGGCGGCCCGCTGCTGCGGACGCTGCTGCTGCCCGGGCTGGTCGCGTCGGGGATCGGCACGCTCGTGTTCATCGGCCTGGACGCCTGGACCGGCCTCGGCACGTTCACCCTCGCCCTCCCCGATCTGCCGTCCTTCGCCCATCCCGACCTCGCCCAGCTCGCCTGGGCCGTGCCCATCGGCGTCGCGGCCGCGCTCCTCGTGAGCGGGATCCGCCGGGTCGCGGTGCCGCTGCGGGCACCGGTCGAGCGGCGCATCCTGGTCGCCGGCCCGCTCGTCGGGCTCGCCGTCGCCGGCCTGGCCATCGGCTACGCGCAGCTCACCGGGCACGGGACGGCGGACGTGCTGTTCTCCGGCGAGGCCGGGCTGCCCGCGGTGGTCAGCCGGAGCGCCGAGTACTCGACCGGCGCGCTGCTCCTGCTCCTGGTCTGCAAGTCGCTCGCCTACGCGGGCTCGCTGGTCGCCTTCCGCGGCGGTCCGACCTTCCCGGCCATCTTCCTGGGGGCGGTCGGCGGGATCGCCCTGTCGGCGATCCCCGGCCTGCCCCTGGTCCCGGCCATCGCGATGGGCATGGGTGCGACCTGCGCGGCGATGCTGCAGCTGCCGCTGACCTCGGTGCTGCTGGCCACCCTGATCATGGGGGCCGACGGGCTGGCCGTGATGCCGGTGGTGATCGTCGCCGTGGCCGTGAGCTACGTCGTGACGGCGCGGCTCACGCCGCCGGTGCCCGCCGCCGCACCGGCCGCGGCACCAGCCGCCAAGTGATCGGCCATTCACTTCGGGGCTCCGGTGGTCCAGACTCTGTGGCGCCCGTCACGCCTCAGGCCCGCACCACCGAACCCGGGGAGCCCCAATGGTCATCGACGTCGAGAAGCTCTACGACCGCCGCGCGGACAACCGGTGGGACCGGACCTGCGTCGGCGACGTCCTGGAGCGGGTGACCTGGAGTCGGCCGGACCGGGTGGCCATCACCGGCTGGGCGGGCGCCTTCGCCACCCCCGAGTTCGAGCGGCTGACCTACCGCGAGGCGAACGAGGTCGTGAACCGGGTGGCGCAGGGTCTGCTCGCCCGCGGCCTGACCCGCGGCGACCGGGTGCTCCTGCTCTGCGAGAACTCGGTCGAGGCGTACCTGACCAAGCTCGGCGTGGCCAAGGCCGGCATGGTCAACGTCCCGCTCAACCCCTCGCTCGCCCCCGACGTGATCGCGCAGCTCCTCGCGCTGGCCGAGCCGCGCTTCGCCGTCGTCGACGCCGAGCTGTGGCCGGCCGTGCAGCCGGCGTTCGACGCCGCCGGCCTCTCCCCCGACGTGACCATCGGCATCGGCGGCGGGCCGGTCGCCGGCACCGTCGCCTTCCCCGAGTTCCTCGCCGGCGCCTCGCCCGAGGAGCCGGACACCGTCGTCCACGGCGACGACATCTGGGAGCTGCTGTTCACCTCGGGGACGACGGCGCTGCCGAAGGGCGTGATGCTCTCGCACACCTACGCGCACATGGGCGCGTACGCGTTCGCGCTGTCGCTGACCCGCGGCGTGCCGGTCGAGGCCGACCTGGTGCTCTGCTCGTTCCTGCCGGTGATCTACCACGTGGCCGACCAGGCGCTGTCGCTGCCGGCGTTCCTGGCCGGCGGCCGGCTGCTGATCGGCCGCCGGCCGGTGCCGGGCGAGATGGCCGCGGCGGTGCGCCGCGAGCAGGTCACCGCGCTGTGGGGCGGCTCCCCGCAGCTGGTCAAGGCGTTCGCCGCGGCGCTGGACGCCGGCGAGCCGGACTGCGCGCTGAAGGTGCTGGTCTACGGCTGGGGCGCGGTCGAGCCCGGTGTGCTGGCCACGCTCAAGGAGCAGTGCGGCGAGGACTTCCTGCTCGTGGGCATCTTCGGGCAGACCGAGGCGATCAGCTGCCACCGCTTCTGGCCCGACCGGGAGCGGGAGAAGTACGTCAAGGCCGGGTCCAGCGTCAACTACGTCGGCATCCCGAACCCGCTGCTGGCCTCGACGATCATGGACTTCGACGGCTCGTCGCTGCTGGACAAGCCCGGCACTCCCGGCGAGGCCGTGTACCGCTCCCCCGCCGTCGCCTCGGGCTACTACCGCGACCTACCGGCCACCGAGGAGGCCTTCCGCCACGGCTGGTTCCACTCCGGCGACAGCTGCGTGGTCGACGACGAGGGCCTGCGGATCATGGTCGACCGCTACAAGGACATCATCAAGAGCGGTGGCGAGAACGTCTCGAGCATCCGGGTCGAGGCGATGCTGCACGAGCACCCGCAGGTGGCGAAGGCCGCCGTCATCGGGCTGGCCCATGACCGCTGGGGCGAGGCGGTGACGGCGGTCGTCGTCCGGACGCCGGACGCGACGGTCACCGAGGACGAGCTGGTCGACTGGGCGCGCGCCCGGTTGGCCGGCTTCGAGACGCCGAAGGCCGTCGTCTTCGCCGACGCGCTGCCCGAGACCGTGGGCGGCAAGGTGCTCAAGTACAAGCTGCGCCAGGCGATGGCCGACCTCTACGCCGCCGCGGCGTCGTCCTCGGCCGACTGACCCTCAACGGCGCTCGCCGCGCATCCCGACCACGCCGGCGGAGACGGCGAACAGTGCCGCCCCGGGCACGGCCAGCCACATCGGCCAGAAGTACGTGAGCCCGGTCGTGACGCTGACGATCAGCCAGACGGTCAGGTTGATCGCGACCACCGCGCCCCAGACGGTCCACAGCACCTTGAGCGCGGTCGGCACCCGGGCGACCGACGGCGCCGGGCGCGGCGCGGGCGGCGCGGTCGGTCTCGGGCGCAGCTCGGGCAGCGCCATCGCGCTCGCCGGCGGCAGGTCGATGAACAGCGGCTCGAGGTCGGCGTACGTGACGGCGGCGTAGGCCTTAGCCAGCCGGTCGTCGTACTCGACGACGTCGAGCCGTCCTTCGCCCATCGCGAGGCGCAGTCGCTCGGCGGCGGCCTGCCGGTCGCGGTCCGACACCCGCAGATCCGGACGTCGCTCGTCCATGTCAGACCTCCCGGGAACCTGCCCGGGTCGCAAGATACTTCAGCTCTGCCGGTGGCAGCGGACGGCGACGATCGCGACGTCGTCCTCGCTGCGCCGGGCCACGATCCGGTCGAGCAGCGCGTCGCAGAGCGCGTCGGGGCCGAGCTCCCCCAGGTCGCGGACGGCGCCCATCAGCCGCTCGAGCCCGGCGTCGATCGTGGTGCGGCCCTGCTCGACCAGCCCGTCGGTGTAGAAGAGCACGGTGTCCTCCGGCAGCAGCCGGTGCACGTGGTCGGTCCGGTTCTGGGCGATGTCGGCGCCGAGCAGCGGTTCGGGGCGGGCGGAGAGGACGTCGATCGTCCCGTCGGCGTGCCGGACCAGCGGGGGCAGGTGGCCGGCCGACGACCAGCGCAGCCGGCGCACGCTCTGCTCGCGCTCCTCGGGCGTCTGCTCGATGCGGGCGATCAGCGCGGTGGCCATGGTGCCGATCCGCAGCCCGTCCATCACCTCGTCGACCCGGCCGAGGACCGCGGCCGGTTCGTCCTGGCGGTCGAAGGCGATGCCGCGCACGATCGAGCGGATCTGGCCCATCGCGGCGGCCGCGTCGACGTTGTGCCCGACGACGTCGCCGATGACCAGCAGCGTGGCGCCGTCGGGCTGCTGGAAGGCGTCGTACCAGTCGCCGCCGACGTGCATGTTGATCGCCGCCGGCTGGTAGCGGACGGCGATCTCCAGGTCGTCCGGCTGCGGCGGCGGGGTGAGCAGGCTGCGCTGCAAGGTCTCGGCCACCTTGAGCTGCTGGCCGTAGAGCCGCGCGTTGTCCAGCGCCAACCCCGCGCGGCGGGCGACCTCCACAGCGGTGGCGATCTCCATCTCGCTGTGCGGACCCCGTGCACTGGTGTTGAGCAGCACCAGGCCGCCGAACGTCTCGCCGCGAGCCCGCAGCGGCACGATGACGAACGAGTCGGTGTCGAGGCGTCGCCAGGCGGCGCGCACCTCGTCGCTGGTCAACTGGTAGTCGACCAGCTCTGACGGGATCGGGTGCATCGCGATCGGCTCGCCGGTGTAGAACGCGGCGGCCATCGGGCTGTCCTGGTCACCGTCACCCTGGTCGGGCCGGTCCAGGTAGGCGTCCATGTCGGGGATCCGGGCGGGATCGCTGTGCGCCCGGGCGCTCTGGGTCGGCCGGCGGTCGTCGCCGAGCAGGGCCACGATGGCCCAGTCGCCGAGCCGCGGGACGACGAGGTCCATCAGCTTCTGCAGCGCGTCGTCGACGTCCAGCGAGCTCGAGATCATCGCCTCGCTGACCTCGGCGAGGAAGCGCAGCCGCTCGCGGTCGGCGTCGGCCGCGTCGTCGTCGTCCGGACCCGCGAGGAGGGCGGCGTCCTCGCGCCCGTGGTCGCTGGCCTCGCGGAAGCTGACGTGCAGCCGGTCGCCCCGGCGGACGGCGGTGGCGTTCAGCCAGCGCGCGGCCGGCGCGTAGTAGCCGTGCCAGCTGACCTGCGAGCCGACGCTCCGGGCGTGCAGCAGGAAGCTGTGCAGGATCGTGCCGCCGAGCTCGGGCAGGGCGATCCAGATGTTGCGGCCGAGCAGCTGCGTGCGGTCGCGCTGCAGGATGCCGGCGGCGGAGCGGTTGACGTAGACGATGGTCCAGTCCGCGTCGAACACGGCGACACCCTCGGGGACGGCGTCCAGCGCCTCCCCGAGCAGCTCCGGATCCACCGGCGCGGAGGCACCGGCATCAACCACGACGTCTCCCGCGATTCGGCCGGTGGGTGATCATCTCCCACCCATTCGCGCTGACCGTACGCCAGCGGCCCGCCGACCCGGTGCATGTGCCGTCGTCGAGCCCCCGTGCGGGTGAGGGCCGCCAGGACGGGGAATGCTCTTCGCATGCTCGCTGAGGCAGAGGCGGGGACGACGGCGGCCGGCTACGGCCTGGGGACGGCGGTCGCGGCGCTGGCGGCGGTGCTGTTCGCCGTAGGCGCCGTCCTGCAGCACGAGGCCGCGGAGAAGAGCACGGTCGGCGGCACCCTGCGGATGGGGCAGCTGCTCCGGCGGCCGCGCTGGGTCGTGGGCCAGCTGTCCACCGCGGCCGGCACCGGCATGCAGGTGGTCGCCCTGGGTCTCGCGCCGGTCGCCGTGGTCCAGCCGGTCCTGGCCGTGGCGCTGGTCGTCGCCCTGGCGATCCGGGCGGTCCGCAACCGCCAGGTCCCGCTCCGGCTGGAGCTGATCGGCGCCGCGCTGACCACCGGCGGCCTCGCCGTCTTCCTCGTCGCCGCCAAACCGGCCAGCGGGGTGCACACGCACCAACCGTCCACGCTCGCGGTCATCACCGCGGTCGCGGTCTCCGTCGTGCTCGTCGCCGTGGCCACGCTGTTCAAGCGCGGGGCGCACGGCGCGCTGGCCTGCGGCAGCGCCGCCGGGATCGCCGCCGGCATCGGGGCCGTGCTCATCTCCGTCGGGCTGACCTCGCTCCGCGAGGGCGGGTGGGTGCATGCCCTGGCCGGCATCGCGGTGTGGGGCGCCCTGGTGGTGGCCATCGTGGCGCAGGTCGGCGGTCAGCAGGCGTACGCGCGCGGCTCGCTGGCCTGGTCGCTGCCGGCGCTGATCCTGCTCGACCCGGTCGCCGCGATCCCCGCCGCGCACCTGCTGCTCGGCGAGCGCCTCGAGCACGGGCACGCGGTGGTCTGGCTGCCGGCCGCGGCCGTTGCGGCGGTCGGCGTCGTCCTGCTCGCCCGGACCGGCGAACACGCGCCCGACGCCTCGTCGGAGCACCCCTCCGACGAAGAGCACCCCCGAGCAGCCTGACGGCATCTACTGGGTGCGTCTGACAGTTCTCTGCTGTTGTCCACAGGCCGCTGAGCTGCGGATTCGTATTGTGCTCCGCCGCTTTCGAACGTATGATCGAGGGCGTGACCATCCCTTCCGACCCGCTGGCCTTCGGGCCGCAGACTGCCCTGGGGCGCGGTGCGCTGGGGGCGGCGCAGGTGGCGGATCGGGCGATGGGTGCGGCGTTCGTGGCCCGATGCCGGGCGCTCGCGGCGTTCGCCGCGGAGCGCCCGGCATCGGCCGATCGGGCGCAGGGCGAGCCCGGGGCGATGAGCCCGGAGCGGTGGGCGGCGCGCCCGGAGCTGCTCCAGCCGGTGTCGGAGTGGGCCGCGCCGGAGCTCTCGATCGGGCTGAGCTGCTCGCGGCGCAGGGCCGAGGATCTGCTGGGCCAGGCGCTGATGCTGGCCCGGCTGCCGGCCGCGCTGGCCGCGACCGAGGCCGGGCTGCTCACGGTCGGGCATCTGTGGTGCCTGGAGGAGCACGTGGCGCCGCTGGCCGACCCGGTGCTGCGCGCGGAGGTCGAGGGTGTGCTGCTGGACTGGGTCGCCGGCCGGGCGGCGAAGGGCACGATCACCACCCCGGGGCAGTTGGCGGAGAAGGTGCTGCGCGAGCTGGCCCGGCGCAACGCCCGGGATCGGGCGCAGGAGGCGATCAGGGCGCTGGCGAAGCGTGGCGTGCGGCTGGAGGGCGAGCGCGGGGTGGGCCTGGCCGGCCTGGGTGTGGTCGGGACGGTGCCGGAGATCGAGGCGCTGCACGCCGCGCTGTCGGCGTGTGTCGACGCGCTGCCGAAGGACCCCTCCGACACCCGCACCCGCGAGCAGAAGCTGCTGGACGTGCTGCTGGACCTGGTGCTGCGCCCCGGCGAGTCCGGGCTGCCGCCGGTGCAGGTGGTGCTGACCCTGGTCGCTTCGGTGCAGACCGCACTGGGCGGCGATCAGCCCGCGGAGCTCAACGGCCGGATCGTGTCCGCCGAGACCGCCCGGCAGCTGCTCAACGCGCTGACCGGCGCCGGCCTCGGCGACGGAGCCCTGGCCGAGCTGCGGCGCATCGCCGAGGAGGACGCCGAGCGAGTGCCTCCCGAGCCGGTCGGCACCGCGCCCGACAGCGAAGACTTCGCCGACTGGGAGCGTCAGTGCCAGGCGGAGGACGACGATCCCGATCCGATGCCCGATGACGTGTGGCTCGCCTCGGTGGAAGCCCGGCTGGCCAGCGGCGAGATCGAACTCGAGCTGGATCGGGAGCTGGCCGCGGCGCAGGACCGCTGGTGGCGCGAGTACGCCGCCGGGCTGCATCCCGACCCCGACCCGGACGATCACCCCGAACCAGCACCGACCGAACCATCCCCGACCGATCCACCGCCGGGTGGTGGCTGGTGGGCGAGTGCGGAGCGGGCGCTGGAGGAGGCGCGGGCCGCGCAGGAGCAGGCCGAGTGCGCCCTGGCCCGCGCCGGGGGGCAGGTGCGGCAGGCGGTGTGGTCCGACGCCGAAGACGAGCAGGCCTGGCGGACCGGCAGCGGCGGCCGCGTCGACGCCGCCGAGGATGCGATGACCGCGCTGCGCGCGGCCACGATCGCCGACCGGACGGCGCTGACCGACCTGCTGCGGCGCACCGCCGGCGGCGGGCTGGCCGAGCGTCCCCGCCTCGCGCTGGTCGACGCCCTCACCGGCGCCCTGGTCTCCCTCACCGACCTGCCCGCGCTGGGCCGGGCCGTACGCGACGGGCGCGCCCTGGGCGCGCCGCCGCCGACCGGCGGCTACCGGCCCGGCGCCGAGCTGGACCGGTTCCTGCGCCGCCGCGACCGGCGCTGCCGCTTCCCCGGCTGCCGGCTGCCCGTCTCCAAGGGCGAGCTCGATCACTTCGTGCGCTGGCCCGAGGGCCCGACAGACGCCATCAACCTGGCCGGGTTCTGCACCGGCGACCACCGCGGCAAGCACCAGGCCCCCGGGTTCACCCACGCCATGACCGCCGACGGCACCCTCGTCGTCACCACACCGTCGGGCATCACCGCCACCACCGACCCGACGCCCTTCTGAGCCGCCTCGACAGCGTCGCCCCCTCACGGCATGTCTCATGGGCGCCGTCCTCACCAGTCAGCGCACCCCCGCGTCGAGAACGTCACCCGGCCACCCACGGAGCCTTGTTGAACGGGGCGCCGGTGCGCCTCCCGCACCGACGGCAGATCTTCTCGTCCGGCGCCGGGGCCTCCTCTCCGTCTGGGTGCCGCTGGACGTAGGAGTGAAACCCGACCCAGCACCGCAGTGGCTTCCGAGTCATGAACCGACGCTAGGAGTCGCCGATTGCGCCGGGGAAGGGCCTTACGGACCGGTGCGGCAGGCCCTCGCCGCTGACTCTGGGCGTCTGCTTGGCGCGCCCCTGCTCTGGAACCCCTGGCGGGTCGAGGGTGGGGAGGACTCGCCCTACTGTCCCTAAATGGGCCGCTTGAGGGCACCCGGCCGATCCGCCGCTGAAGGGTTCCCCTCCTGGTTGAAGCTGGTCCGGCCGGGGGAACGCGGCTCCAAACGGGACAAAGACGCCACGCCCGGCGAGCACCGGAAAGGTTGACGTGCAGCCGTCAGTGGTATTTCGCGAACTCAGCGAGGGGCCAACTTCGGGCTTCGGGAT
Protein-coding regions in this window:
- a CDS encoding chloride channel protein, which gives rise to MTTQASDSSAPAAAADPAALLRSRQYLQLLVLSVVLGVPISAIAYGFLALSDTLQDWLYSDLPAALDLDPVPAWWPLPVLGAGGLLVAVLIRYVPGHGGESPLGGFTPGGGAPGPVPLLGIAVAALVSLAAGAVVGPEAPLVAIGGGLAALAVRAARRGAPAQVLTVVAAAGSFAAISALLGSPLSGAFLLMEAVGLGGPLLRTLLLPGLVASGIGTLVFIGLDAWTGLGTFTLALPDLPSFAHPDLAQLAWAVPIGVAAALLVSGIRRVAVPLRAPVERRILVAGPLVGLAVAGLAIGYAQLTGHGTADVLFSGEAGLPAVVSRSAEYSTGALLLLLVCKSLAYAGSLVAFRGGPTFPAIFLGAVGGIALSAIPGLPLVPAIAMGMGATCAAMLQLPLTSVLLATLIMGADGLAVMPVVIVAVAVSYVVTARLTPPVPAAAPAAAPAAK
- a CDS encoding AMP-binding protein yields the protein MVIDVEKLYDRRADNRWDRTCVGDVLERVTWSRPDRVAITGWAGAFATPEFERLTYREANEVVNRVAQGLLARGLTRGDRVLLLCENSVEAYLTKLGVAKAGMVNVPLNPSLAPDVIAQLLALAEPRFAVVDAELWPAVQPAFDAAGLSPDVTIGIGGGPVAGTVAFPEFLAGASPEEPDTVVHGDDIWELLFTSGTTALPKGVMLSHTYAHMGAYAFALSLTRGVPVEADLVLCSFLPVIYHVADQALSLPAFLAGGRLLIGRRPVPGEMAAAVRREQVTALWGGSPQLVKAFAAALDAGEPDCALKVLVYGWGAVEPGVLATLKEQCGEDFLLVGIFGQTEAISCHRFWPDREREKYVKAGSSVNYVGIPNPLLASTIMDFDGSSLLDKPGTPGEAVYRSPAVASGYYRDLPATEEAFRHGWFHSGDSCVVDDEGLRIMVDRYKDIIKSGGENVSSIRVEAMLHEHPQVAKAAVIGLAHDRWGEAVTAVVVRTPDATVTEDELVDWARARLAGFETPKAVVFADALPETVGGKVLKYKLRQAMADLYAAAASSSAD
- a CDS encoding DUF1707 SHOCT-like domain-containing protein, which translates into the protein MDERRPDLRVSDRDRQAAAERLRLAMGEGRLDVVEYDDRLAKAYAAVTYADLEPLFIDLPPASAMALPELRPRPTAPPAPRPAPSVARVPTALKVLWTVWGAVVAINLTVWLIVSVTTGLTYFWPMWLAVPGAALFAVSAGVVGMRGERR
- a CDS encoding PP2C family protein-serine/threonine phosphatase, with protein sequence MVDAGASAPVDPELLGEALDAVPEGVAVFDADWTIVYVNRSAAGILQRDRTQLLGRNIWIALPELGGTILHSFLLHARSVGSQVSWHGYYAPAARWLNATAVRRGDRLHVSFREASDHGREDAALLAGPDDDDAADADRERLRFLAEVSEAMISSSLDVDDALQKLMDLVVPRLGDWAIVALLGDDRRPTQSARAHSDPARIPDMDAYLDRPDQGDGDQDSPMAAAFYTGEPIAMHPIPSELVDYQLTSDEVRAAWRRLDTDSFVIVPLRARGETFGGLVLLNTSARGPHSEMEIATAVEVARRAGLALDNARLYGQQLKVAETLQRSLLTPPPQPDDLEIAVRYQPAAINMHVGGDWYDAFQQPDGATLLVIGDVVGHNVDAAAAMGQIRSIVRGIAFDRQDEPAAVLGRVDEVMDGLRIGTMATALIARIEQTPEEREQSVRRLRWSSAGHLPPLVRHADGTIDVLSARPEPLLGADIAQNRTDHVHRLLPEDTVLFYTDGLVEQGRTTIDAGLERLMGAVRDLGELGPDALCDALLDRIVARRSEDDVAIVAVRCHRQS
- a CDS encoding DMT family transporter codes for the protein MLAEAEAGTTAAGYGLGTAVAALAAVLFAVGAVLQHEAAEKSTVGGTLRMGQLLRRPRWVVGQLSTAAGTGMQVVALGLAPVAVVQPVLAVALVVALAIRAVRNRQVPLRLELIGAALTTGGLAVFLVAAKPASGVHTHQPSTLAVITAVAVSVVLVAVATLFKRGAHGALACGSAAGIAAGIGAVLISVGLTSLREGGWVHALAGIAVWGALVVAIVAQVGGQQAYARGSLAWSLPALILLDPVAAIPAAHLLLGERLEHGHAVVWLPAAAVAAVGVVLLARTGEHAPDASSEHPSDEEHPRAA
- a CDS encoding HNH endonuclease, producing MTIPSDPLAFGPQTALGRGALGAAQVADRAMGAAFVARCRALAAFAAERPASADRAQGEPGAMSPERWAARPELLQPVSEWAAPELSIGLSCSRRRAEDLLGQALMLARLPAALAATEAGLLTVGHLWCLEEHVAPLADPVLRAEVEGVLLDWVAGRAAKGTITTPGQLAEKVLRELARRNARDRAQEAIRALAKRGVRLEGERGVGLAGLGVVGTVPEIEALHAALSACVDALPKDPSDTRTREQKLLDVLLDLVLRPGESGLPPVQVVLTLVASVQTALGGDQPAELNGRIVSAETARQLLNALTGAGLGDGALAELRRIAEEDAERVPPEPVGTAPDSEDFADWERQCQAEDDDPDPMPDDVWLASVEARLASGEIELELDRELAAAQDRWWREYAAGLHPDPDPDDHPEPAPTEPSPTDPPPGGGWWASAERALEEARAAQEQAECALARAGGQVRQAVWSDAEDEQAWRTGSGGRVDAAEDAMTALRAATIADRTALTDLLRRTAGGGLAERPRLALVDALTGALVSLTDLPALGRAVRDGRALGAPPPTGGYRPGAELDRFLRRRDRRCRFPGCRLPVSKGELDHFVRWPEGPTDAINLAGFCTGDHRGKHQAPGFTHAMTADGTLVVTTPSGITATTDPTPF